The following is a genomic window from Verrucosispora sp. WMMD573.
CGCATCTACGACAACTACACCCAGGTGGTCGTCCGGGCCGACTCGGGGATCAACTCGGTGGCCGACATGCGCGGCAAGAAGATCTCGACGGGCTCCCCCAAGTCCGGCACCGAGGTCATCGCGAACCGGCTGCTGGAGGCCGCCGGCCTGAACCCGGCCGCGGACGTGCAGGCCCAGCGGCTCGATCTCACCAAGACCGTGGAGGGAGTCAAGGACGGCACCGTCGACGGCTTCTTCTGGTCCGGCGGCCTGCCCACCGGCGGCCTGACCGACCTGTTCACCACCGCCGGCGACAAGGTCAAATTCATCGACATCACGCCGCTGCTGCCTAAGATGAGCGATCTGAACCCCGCGTACCAGGCCGGCACGATCGGCAAGGACGTGTACTCCACAGTGGCGGACACCCCGACCATCGTGGTCCCGAACGTGCTGCTCGTCCGCAACGACCTCGACGCCAACGTAGCCTGCGCCATCACCCGGACCGTGTTCGAGAAGAGGGACGCGCTGGCCCAGGCCAATCCCGCTGCCAAGGGCATCGCCCTGGACACCGCCCGCAAGACCGACCCGGTCGGTCTGCACCGGGGCGCGGCCAAGGCGTTGCAGGACCTCGGCGCGAGCTGACCGACGGCGGCCGGGCCGGAGTTCTGACACCCGGCCCGGCCGCCCCGACCTCGGGAGACCCCCGTGCCGCTGTCCTCGCTGGCCCGCGTACGCCGGCACAGCCGACCGTCCGGCCACACCGGCCGACTCTGGTCGGTGCGTACCCAACTGCTCGCACCGATCCTGATCGCCACCGCCGGCCTGCTCGTGCTGGGGGCCATCCAGACCGGTGACGCCCTGGCCGCCTCCACCGACGCCGAACGGGCCCGGGTGCTGGCCGGCACCGCCACCGCCACCGTCTCGCTGGTGCACGAGCTGGAGCGGGAACTCGGCGAGACGGCGGCGCTCCGCCAGCGCGGCGGGACCTCCGGCCGCCAGTTGGTCGACGCCCAACGGCGTCGGGTCGACGAGGCCAGCGAGCGCTACCGCACCGCCAGCTCCGACGCCCGCCGCACCGCGCCGGACCTCGGCCACGACCTCGACGGCGTGACCGAACACCTCGACCAGCTCGACGAGGCCCGGATAGCCGCGCTCACCACCGACAATGCCGACGGGATGTACGTGGCACTTGTGGAGTCGCTGCTCGCTGTCGCCGACGCGCTTCCCGCCCAGCTACGCGACCCCGAACTGGCCAACCGCGCCCGTGAGGTGGCCGCCGTCGCGGCCCAGGAACACCTGGCGTCGCTGGAACGTGACCTGCTCCGGGCCATCTTCGTCCGAGGTGAGCTGGTCGAGGGCGAACTCGCCCGGCTGGGCCGGCTGCGCGGCGCGCAGGAGCAGCGGCAGGCCGAGTTCTCCCGGATCGCCGGGGAACGCGCCACCGACGCGTACACCCGTCTGATCGCCGGCGGCGACGTCTCCACCGCCCGGCGGATGCGCGACAGCGCATTGAACGCCGACGCCGAGCCGACCGCGCTGCCCGCCGACGGAGACGCCTGGTACGTCGCCCAGAGCGGTGCCATCCGCCGGTTCAACCTGCTCGGCCGGGAGCTTTCCGACGAGCTGGACCAGCGCGCCGCCGAGTTGGCGACGGACGCCCGGCAACGGGCATTGGTCACCGGCGGCGCCAGCGCCGGTCTGGCGCTGGTCTCGCTGACCAGCGCCGCGTTGCTGGCGGTACGCACCAGCCGCCGGCTGCGCCGGTTGCGGGTGGCGGCGCTGACCATGGCACATCGGGAACTGCCCGAGCGGATCACCGCCATCGCCGCCGGCGACAGTGGCCCGACGGAGGGCGCCGCCTCGCAACTCACGGCGGGAATCAGCCGTGGACGCGACGAGATCGCGCAGGTGGCCGAAGCGTTCGACACCGTCAACCGGGCCGCACTGCGGCTCGCCGGTACGCAGGCCGAGCTGCGGATGGACGTGACCCGGATGGTCGAGGCGCTGGCCCGTCGGATCCGTACGCTGATCACCCGGCAGCTGCGGCTGCTCGACGAGTTCGAGCAGGAGGAGACGGATCCGGACGCGTTGGCCCGCCTCTTCGCCCTCGACCATCTCGCCGCCCGGATGCGGCGCAACGGGGAGAACCTGCTGGTCCTGGCCGGCGGCGAGCCCGGACGTTCGCAGGACGGGCCGCATCTGGTGGCCGACGTCGTACGCGGTGCCGCCTCCGAGATCGAGGAGTACGCCCGGGTCGAGATCGACGTGCCCACCACCGGTGTGCACGGGTCGGCGGTCGGCAACCTGGTGCACCTGCTGGCCGAGCTGCTGGAGAACGCCACCTCGTACTCCCCGCCGCACACCCCGGTGCAGGTGGACGGTCGACGCACCGTCGACGGGCTGACCCTGCGCGTACACGACCAGGGCATCGGCATCGGCGAGAACCGGCTGGCCGAGATCAACGAGAGGCTGCGCGCCCCGGCCGCGTTGTCCAGCGCGGCGGCCGGCAGCATGGGCCTGCACGTGGTGGCGCACCTGGCCGCCCGGCACGGCATTCAGGTGCGGCTGCACAGCGCCGGTGCCGGGACGGTCGCCCAGGTGGACGTACCGGAGTCGCTGCTGACCCGGATGGAGCAGCTCACCGGCCGTCCCAACGCCGTCGGGAGGCCGGCGCCCCCGGCCGTGGACGCCTGGTTCCGGCAGCGGGGCGCTCCGGCGGCGGTGGGTGCCGCAGCAGACCGGTTCGACGTGCACCGCGCCCCGACGATGACGCTGCCGGTGGTGGGCAACGGCGCAGCGGCCTGGTCACCCGACCAGCCCGGTCAACCGCACTACCGACCGCCCGCACAGCCCGTCGGCGTCACGCCGGACGGGCCGCCCGCGTCGGCCAACGGCGCGCCGGCCTGGCGACCCGGCGTCCGTCCCGAGGAAGCCACCGCGGCCGGCCTGCCCCGGCGGGTACGCGGCGGCGACCTTCAGTCCGAACTGCACGACGTGCCGCCGCCGCAGGCCGCGCCGGACCTGCTCGACCCCGAGGTGGTACGGGCCCGGCTGTCCGCTCTCTCCGCCGGGGTGGCCCACGCGATGCGACGTAACCAGCAGACGAACGGGAGAACCTAGATGATGCCCAACGGCAGCCCCGGCCTCGACTGGCTCCTGGCGAACTTCGCCGAGCAGGTACCGGACGTGTCGCACGCCCTCGCCGTCTCCGGGGATGGGCTGCGGCTGGCGGCCTCTCCGCACCTCTCGACCGACCAGGCGGACCAGCTCGCCGCCGTGATCAGCGGCCTGGCCAGCCTGACCGTCGGCGCCGCCCGGCTGATGTCCGCCGGCCGGGTCCGACAGCAGATCGTGGACATGGACGGCGGCGTGCTGCTGGTGATGGCGGTCGGTGACCGCGCCCTGCTCGGCGTGCTGGCCGCCGCCGGATGCGACCTGGGCCAGATCGGGTACGAAACGGCGACGCTGGTCCAGCGGGTCGCCGAGGCGCTCGAACCGGCGGCCCGGAC
Proteins encoded in this region:
- a CDS encoding nitrate- and nitrite sensing domain-containing protein is translated as MPLSSLARVRRHSRPSGHTGRLWSVRTQLLAPILIATAGLLVLGAIQTGDALAASTDAERARVLAGTATATVSLVHELERELGETAALRQRGGTSGRQLVDAQRRRVDEASERYRTASSDARRTAPDLGHDLDGVTEHLDQLDEARIAALTTDNADGMYVALVESLLAVADALPAQLRDPELANRAREVAAVAAQEHLASLERDLLRAIFVRGELVEGELARLGRLRGAQEQRQAEFSRIAGERATDAYTRLIAGGDVSTARRMRDSALNADAEPTALPADGDAWYVAQSGAIRRFNLLGRELSDELDQRAAELATDARQRALVTGGASAGLALVSLTSAALLAVRTSRRLRRLRVAALTMAHRELPERITAIAAGDSGPTEGAASQLTAGISRGRDEIAQVAEAFDTVNRAALRLAGTQAELRMDVTRMVEALARRIRTLITRQLRLLDEFEQEETDPDALARLFALDHLAARMRRNGENLLVLAGGEPGRSQDGPHLVADVVRGAASEIEEYARVEIDVPTTGVHGSAVGNLVHLLAELLENATSYSPPHTPVQVDGRRTVDGLTLRVHDQGIGIGENRLAEINERLRAPAALSSAAAGSMGLHVVAHLAARHGIQVRLHSAGAGTVAQVDVPESLLTRMEQLTGRPNAVGRPAPPAVDAWFRQRGAPAAVGAAADRFDVHRAPTMTLPVVGNGAAAWSPDQPGQPHYRPPAQPVGVTPDGPPASANGAPAWRPGVRPEEATAAGLPRRVRGGDLQSELHDVPPPQAAPDLLDPEVVRARLSALSAGVAHAMRRNQQTNGRT
- a CDS encoding roadblock/LC7 domain-containing protein is translated as MMPNGSPGLDWLLANFAEQVPDVSHALAVSGDGLRLAASPHLSTDQADQLAAVISGLASLTVGAARLMSAGRVRQQIVDMDGGVLLVMAVGDRALLGVLAAAGCDLGQIGYETATLVQRVAEALEPAARTWADHPGGVPA
- a CDS encoding TAXI family TRAP transporter solute-binding subunit; the protein is MGRINARLVAGVGALTLVAAGAAGCGGRQDAAATDDTASAVTCEVAENTRVGIATGNATGVYYVVGNALAGQLSDSTGGRLTGTAAETGASVQNIEQLVGGQYDVAFSLFDTAVNAVEGKDSFSAPQPVEALARIYDNYTQVVVRADSGINSVADMRGKKISTGSPKSGTEVIANRLLEAAGLNPAADVQAQRLDLTKTVEGVKDGTVDGFFWSGGLPTGGLTDLFTTAGDKVKFIDITPLLPKMSDLNPAYQAGTIGKDVYSTVADTPTIVVPNVLLVRNDLDANVACAITRTVFEKRDALAQANPAAKGIALDTARKTDPVGLHRGAAKALQDLGAS